Within Bifidobacterium dentium JCM 1195 = DSM 20436, the genomic segment CACCGGACGCGACGAACCGCCTACGAGCCCTTTACGCCCAATAATTCCGGATAACGCTTGCACCCTACGTATTACCGCGGCTGCTGGCACGTAGTTAGCCGGTGCTTATTCGAAGGGTACACTCACCCCGAAGGGCTTGCTCCCGATCAAAAGCGGTTTACAACCCGAAGGCCTCCATCCCGCACGCGGCGTCGCTGCATCAGGCTTGCGCCCATTGTGCAATATTCCCCACTGCTGCCTCCCGTAGGAGTCTGGGCCGTATCTCAGTCCCAATGTGGCCGGTCGCCCTCTCAGGCCGGCTACCCGTCGAAGCCATGGTGGGCCGTTACCCCGCCATCAAGCTGATAGGACGCGACCCCATCCCATACCGATGGAACCTTTCCCGGAAGGACATGCATCCAACCGGAGCATCCGGCATTACCACCCGTTTCCAGGAGCTATTCCGGTGTATGGGGCAGGTCGGTCACGCATTACTCACCCGTTCGCCACTCTCACCCGGAGGCGAACCCCCGGGATCCCGTTCGACTTGCATGTGTTAAGCACGCCGCCAGCGTTCATCCTGAGCCAGAATCGAACCCTCCACGAAAAAACCATGAAGAGAACCGAAAACGACTCTCACAAGAAAATTGACGATCGCCTTATAAGGAAAGGCGCATCGCACGAAAACCCCACCGTCCTTCAAGGCCTCCCGGCCACTCGCCGAAACACGGCGAGCCGACGATGGACTGGCAATCATTGACTATAAAGAAGTAGTACAGATACGCTCTTGAGTTCTCAAACCACCACCGCACCGCACGGGCCCCCGGCACCGGCCGGAAGGCGCCGCCGTCGGGCAGCAAGGAAGAAACTTACACGCATCCGCCCCCGCACGCAAATCCGCCCCGCACCACCACCCACACACCCAACACCACGGCGTGTCGCGGAGTTGCCATCCCGCTCTCAGCCACGCATCCTCACGGCGGCTTCCTCACCGAAGACGAACGGCAATACGTAAAAGACGATGCCGTGGCAACCATCCGATCGTGCAATCGCACAATCGTGACGACAACGACGGAACAACTGTCCAATCACATGAAAAGGGGGATGCGACACTACGCCTCATCCGGACCGACCACCTTGAACAGGCACCGCCGAAGGCCGGCATCAGCTGTGATCAGGCCTTCTCAAACTACGATTCTCAGGAAGTATTCAGACTTCATGCAGGGGTATAACAGTATTGCGCAAGAAAACATACACGTAGCATGACCATCATGTTAGTACGGGACGCAACGTGCGCTTTGAGTCTGCCTTGCTGAAGTGCGCGTCCCGGCCAACGTCGACGTCGGCATGCCGCCGGCGCAACAACACAGAGAACTGGAGAAGTACCGCATGTTCGTTCTCAAGAACGCATGGGCCGCGCTCGGACGCTGCAAGTGGCGTACGGCGCTTATCGCCCTCATAGCACTGCTGGTGTCGTTCTCGGCAGCCGTGGACCTGACGGTCCTACGCTCCGACGACACCGCCAATAATGAAACATATCAGTCGCAAAAGGCTTCGGCGGTGATTCGGCCAAACGCGCAAACCAAAGCCAAACGTGACGGTGCCGACTCCAGCTATACCGACAACTACCTGACTTGGGCCAAGTACAGCGAATACGCAACCGCCGTACAGAACAAAAGCCTGACCTTCGAATACACGCTTGCCACTTCGGTACCGGTGAGGCAGAGCAAGTCGCTGACTGCGATTTCGGCAAAAACCGACACCAGCGAAGACAAGACCGGCGGCAATCTGACGCTGCAGGCCTTCTACACTTTGGATGCGGCGAAACTCAACGAATACGGTACCTACAAGGTGACCGAAGGCAAGCATCTGAGCTATAAGACCCAGGGCGACGGCGCACTGATCTCTCAGGCATTGGCCAAAAAGAACAACCTCAAGGTCGGCGACACCATCACCGTCGGCAATCCGACCAACGCATCCGAAACCTACACGTTCACCGTTCGCGGCATCTACGAATACACCGGAGAGGCACCGTCCGGCTTCGGTTCCGACGCCAAATACGCCAAGGACAATCGCGAAAACGTGATCTATACCTCGTATCTCACATTCGCCAAGGACGGCCTGGACACCACGGATGCCACAGGTTGGGCCAAGCCGGACCTGAACATCATCTTCACGCTGAGCAATCCGAGCGACTACAACACCTTCGGCAAGCTGGTGAAGAAGGCCAAGCTCGACACCAAGACGTATGAGATCACCTCACCGTCGCTGACCGCATACAAGCAATCCATCGCAAAGCTGGATTCCGCCGCCTCCACGGCACGTAAGGCGTTGCCGGCAACGCTGATCGGCGGTGGACTGGTGCTGCTTGCGCTGATTCTCTGGGCCGCAATCGCCGGCCGTCGAGACGAAATCGGCATGGCCATGGTGACGGGCGTATCCAAGGGACGTCTGGGATGGCAGTTCATGCTGGAAACCTTCATGATGACCGTTCCCGCTTGGGCGATCGGTTTGATTGCGGGCGCATTGCTCGCCAAACCACTGGGCACCGCTTGGGCAGGCGGTCATGCCGTGGCGATCACATCCGCTTCGGTATGGAACGTAATCTGGTGCGGCTTGGGCGCATGCCTGGTATTGGGCATCATCGCGCTGATTCGCGTACTGTGCTTCAACCTGAATCAACTGTTTGAAAACCGCTCGGAGGTGAAGGCATGAGCGACAAGGACAACGAACTCAACGAGAGGCCCGATGAAACCGTGACCGAAGCGGAAACGACCGAAGCGGTCGAAACGTCGGATGCAGCCGTCGAATCAACCACTGAGGCAGGCACCGACGCCACGACCGATGTCGATGCGGCATCCATCGATTTCGATGTCATCTATGATGACGATGAAGACGAAACCGACGCCGCGGCCGATACCGAATCCTCCGAAACCGTGGACGTACCGTCAGCAGCGGAGCAGAACGACGAGACGGCCGACGCTGACATCGTCAAAGACAATGCGAATCGTGTCAACGAGACGCTGGCGTTGCACAAGTCCGACGACATCGAATCACTGGATGCGCGTGCAACCGCGGCATCTGATTCCGCAACGAGCGTGTCTTCACGACTGAACCGTGAAATCAAGCGCACCAGGAAGAAGGACGCCTTCTTCCTGAAGTCGAATCCGACGTTCGCGCTCAACCATGTGACGGTGACGCACCGTAAGACGGGGCGTAACATTCTCGATGACCTGTCATTGGCGTTCCAAGCCGG encodes:
- a CDS encoding ABC transporter permease, which codes for MFVLKNAWAALGRCKWRTALIALIALLVSFSAAVDLTVLRSDDTANNETYQSQKASAVIRPNAQTKAKRDGADSSYTDNYLTWAKYSEYATAVQNKSLTFEYTLATSVPVRQSKSLTAISAKTDTSEDKTGGNLTLQAFYTLDAAKLNEYGTYKVTEGKHLSYKTQGDGALISQALAKKNNLKVGDTITVGNPTNASETYTFTVRGIYEYTGEAPSGFGSDAKYAKDNRENVIYTSYLTFAKDGLDTTDATGWAKPDLNIIFTLSNPSDYNTFGKLVKKAKLDTKTYEITSPSLTAYKQSIAKLDSAASTARKALPATLIGGGLVLLALILWAAIAGRRDEIGMAMVTGVSKGRLGWQFMLETFMMTVPAWAIGLIAGALLAKPLGTAWAGGHAVAITSASVWNVIWCGLGACLVLGIIALIRVLCFNLNQLFENRSEVKA